From Microcystis aeruginosa NIES-2549, a single genomic window includes:
- a CDS encoding UDP-N-acetylmuramoyl-tripeptide--D-alanyl-D-alanine ligase, giving the protein MPCHLSLNQLAQLLSFQDKADISFSPDILVSGINTDSRSIEPGQAFLALKGDNFNGHDFIDMAIEKGAATLIVDQPVSVNSSSNIPVFLVQNTLETYQQLGHWWRNQFTIPVIAITGSVGKTTTKELIASLLATRGKVHKTLANYNNEIGVPKTLLELDETHDSAVIEMGMRGRGEIALLAQIAQPTIAVITNVGTAHIGRLGSETAIAEAKCELLAESPSGSIAVLNYDHPLLTETAKRVWQGETITYGFSGGDIVGELLDLTTLRVNGLDFNLPLSGRHHALNFMAALAVAKILGIDWTSLQQGIKVNLPSGRAKRYQLEPDILLLDETYNAGLESMLAALDLLKATPGQRHIAVLGTMKELGSFSEQLHRQVGERVQKLGIDRLFVLVDDPEAKLIAESATGVACECFQTHADLINRLKEVIESGDRILCKASHSVGLNRVVEELISDIGG; this is encoded by the coding sequence ATGCCCTGTCATTTATCCCTCAATCAACTAGCTCAATTATTATCCTTTCAAGATAAAGCTGACATAAGTTTTAGTCCCGATATTTTAGTATCTGGCATTAATACTGATAGCCGTAGTATTGAGCCTGGACAAGCATTTTTAGCCTTAAAAGGTGATAATTTTAATGGTCATGATTTTATCGATATGGCTATCGAAAAAGGAGCGGCGACATTGATTGTCGATCAGCCAGTTTCGGTAAATTCCTCTAGTAATATTCCTGTATTCCTAGTCCAGAATACCCTAGAAACCTATCAGCAATTAGGCCATTGGTGGCGGAATCAATTTACTATACCCGTGATTGCTATTACGGGATCGGTGGGGAAAACCACCACTAAAGAATTAATCGCCTCCCTATTAGCAACCCGGGGAAAGGTACACAAAACCCTGGCTAATTATAACAATGAGATCGGAGTGCCGAAAACTCTCCTCGAACTGGATGAAACTCACGATAGTGCCGTAATCGAGATGGGAATGCGGGGACGAGGAGAAATTGCCCTGCTCGCTCAAATCGCCCAACCGACGATCGCAGTGATTACTAATGTGGGAACTGCTCACATCGGTCGTTTAGGGTCGGAAACGGCGATCGCAGAAGCGAAATGCGAGTTATTGGCCGAGTCTCCTTCTGGTAGTATAGCTGTTCTTAACTACGATCACCCTTTACTTACTGAAACAGCTAAACGGGTATGGCAGGGGGAAACAATTACCTATGGCTTCTCTGGCGGCGATATAGTCGGGGAATTACTGGATTTAACTACTTTACGAGTCAATGGACTAGATTTTAACTTACCTTTATCTGGTCGTCATCATGCTTTAAATTTTATGGCAGCCTTGGCTGTAGCGAAAATTTTAGGCATCGATTGGACTTCTTTGCAACAGGGAATTAAGGTTAATTTACCCAGTGGTCGGGCTAAACGTTACCAATTAGAGCCGGATATCCTACTCCTCGATGAAACCTATAACGCGGGTCTAGAATCAATGTTAGCGGCCTTGGATTTACTGAAAGCTACCCCCGGTCAGCGTCATATTGCTGTTTTAGGCACGATGAAGGAGTTAGGGTCTTTTTCGGAGCAATTACATCGTCAAGTGGGTGAGAGGGTGCAAAAACTAGGCATAGATCGCTTGTTTGTCTTGGTGGACGACCCCGAAGCTAAACTTATTGCTGAGTCCGCTACTGGGGTCGCTTGCGAATGTTTTCAAACTCACGCAGATTTAATTAATCGTTTAAAGGAAGTGATCGAGTCAGGCGATCGCATTTTATGCAAGGCTTCCCATTCCGTCGGTTTAAATCGGGTGGTGGAGGAGTTAATCAGTGATATTGGGGGTTAG
- the hemJ gene encoding protoporphyrinogen oxidase HemJ, translating into MAYYWFKAFHLIGVVVWFAGLFYLVRLFVYHAEAATQTEPAQAILKAQYEIMEKRLYNIITTPGMIVTVAMAIGLISTEPEILKSGWLHIKLSFVALLLLYHFYCGRIMKKLEKGECNWTGQQFRALNEAPTLLLVVIVLLAVFKNQLPLDLTTWLIVALVVLMAVTIQLYAKKRRKDQEKLQQNTLQKEEVATM; encoded by the coding sequence ATGGCTTACTATTGGTTTAAAGCATTTCACCTGATTGGGGTAGTTGTTTGGTTTGCGGGACTATTTTATTTAGTACGTTTGTTTGTCTATCATGCGGAGGCAGCAACACAAACCGAACCCGCACAAGCTATTCTGAAAGCACAATACGAGATCATGGAGAAGCGACTCTACAATATCATCACCACACCGGGGATGATTGTCACCGTGGCCATGGCGATCGGTTTAATCTCCACAGAACCAGAAATTTTAAAATCGGGATGGTTACATATTAAATTATCCTTTGTGGCTCTTTTACTGCTCTATCATTTCTACTGTGGTCGCATCATGAAAAAGCTAGAAAAAGGGGAATGTAATTGGACGGGACAGCAATTTCGGGCCTTAAATGAAGCACCAACCCTGTTATTGGTAGTTATTGTCCTTTTGGCAGTATTTAAGAATCAATTACCCCTCGATTTGACCACTTGGTTAATTGTAGCTTTAGTGGTATTAATGGCAGTGACAATCCAACTTTATGCTAAAAAACGTCGCAAAGATCAAGAAAAACTTCAGCAAAATACTCTCCAAAAAGAAGAAGTAGCGACCATGTAA